The Montipora capricornis isolate CH-2021 chromosome 3, ASM3666992v2, whole genome shotgun sequence genome includes the window gaaaggttacgtttatacaaacgttggccgtgtagcacttatattttaaatagaattaactgaatagagtgtaatgtgaagtgctagatttctatcccatataaaccatgtgagcgttagccctactgatggaaatgggcccacacaaggacagaggaaatctctgaccagggtgggaattgaacccacgaccttcgggttagatctccgccgctctaccgactgagctacaaggtcagacgggagcaggccgtaggaactgaagatgttaaagtcacagcaatgaacatgtacaagtacagggaaaggttacgtttatacaaacgttggccgtggaGCACTAATATTTTAatcagaattaactgaatacagtgtaatgtgaagtgctagatttctatcccatatgaaccatgtgagcgttaaccctactgatggaaatgggcccacacaaggacagagaaaatctctgaccagggtgggaattgaacccacgaccttcgggttagatctccgccgctctaccgactgagctacaaggtcagacaggagcaggccgtgggaagtgaagattttaaagtcacggcaatgaacatgtataagtacaaggaaaggttacgttaattcccaccctggccaGAGTTTTTCTGGGTCGTTGTGTGGGCCCacttccattagtagggctaacgctcacatggttcatatgggatagaaatctagcacttcacattacactctattcagttaattctgtttacaatataagtgctacacggccaacgtttttatcaacgtaacctttccttgtactcaAACGGACACAggttgccctccgattgcacagaagagacgaggacaactgtacgtaaaGGTAAGCggagtttatttctacatttaaaGCTTCTTTTAGCATTTGTGAGcttaaagttaattttcccatacaaattctaTAAAACGTATACCGAgtttgggctgcctgtggttaCAACagacatcatcagaagtgattattattcagttacagataaatttaattcaaaaaattcaaaattacaAACGAATGGACTGggactaacgaaattgatttatacataaaacgacaagaaatgtGCTAATAGTAAAGATAAAGTTTCTCGTACGGTGCTACAACCCGTACTCGTTCTGGAAAAATGATAAAGAAGCCTGAGAGACTAGACCTATGAATAGTTACACTAACCCCATCCTAGTGTGTAGGACTTAGTGTCATgtgactttcgttgttgttcccgcTCTTGTTATCGAAGGTTTTGTACGTCGTAGCATTTCACTCGTATACATTCCCTTTGTAAATCGATGTGTAGCCGAGTCCAgtggattaaagttgtgttacgcTTCAGTGTCTCGTCGTAAATCCTAACATGGTCCTTCACAGCCGGATTCAAGGAGGCGTCGCAGCAGTAAATTTGTAATTCTTCGCAAGGTCATCAGTTGCATTAGGATGGCCACCGGTTCCTCGAGCAAAATGGAAAACTTATCACAACTCACAGTCGATCAGATTCGTGAAATGCTTGGAAAAAAAGGGATTGCCGACTACTGGAAAGAGAAAAGTCTTAGTGGACAGGTTAGTGAACGCTCAGCACGATTCGAAGTCAGATGTTATTGCACCAGAATTAAAGGATGGTTCGAATTTCGCCGAGGCTTCGAAGGAACCTCTTTAAGTGAAACGTGAAGTTGAAATTCAGGAGGTTAGTTCGATTAGACGTAAAGCCAGAGCCTTGCAATTGGATATGGATGCGTTGATATTTGTATCTAAGTCAAAATGCaagcaacaaaatcaaaataCAGTTGAGAATTGAAATGCTAACAGTGTACCGTGAGAATTATCTTCAACTGAGAAATGAATTAATCGTGCTTGTTGTAGAGGATAAGATAGAAGAGGAGGAACTCCAAAGATGGGGAAAAactctgagtgaagtagataaaGCTGTGGATGCTGCTCATGAATTCCTAAATAAAGATTGCGATGTGGGAGATCACTCCTCAAGGGATATTGCATACAGTGACAGTCGTATATCCTCAAATCTGAAATTACCGAGAATTGAGTTCCCAAAGTTTAATAACGAtgtgttgaaatttcaaaacttctggGATCAGTTTGAAGCTGCAGTGCATAACACTGTTGATTTATCAAATTATTTGGAAGTTTACTTACCTACGATCGGTGCTAACTGGAAATGCCTTTGAAGTAACTGGAGCAAATTGTGAAGCAGCTGTTGAATGCCTTAAGCACAGGTATGGAAGAAAACGCATGATCATCTCATTTCTAGTGAGATCTATCATCAAGATGGATGCTAAGTCTGTTGTTAATGCTCCTCCCTCAGGGATCTCTGTGATACCCTTATGAACAGAACTAGAGCTTTGGACGCTCTTGGAGAAGATCCGATGAGCCATGGATGTATTTTGTTAGCCCTTTTTGAGACCAAGTTACCACCTCAGTTATTAGAAAAATGGGAGTTGAAACTTGCAGACACTCAAGAAGATGAAATAGGCCTTgaattgttctttaaatttcttaaccGACAAGTTGTGTCCAAAGATACAGGAGAAAGAGGTTAAAATGTGAACATCACTCCAGGCAATCACAGTTCtgataaagataaagaaaaccGAAGAAAGTCTTCATTTCCCAAAGTGGGTGGTGAGAATGAGATGTATACTGCTTCTGCACTACTTGATGAAACACACCCTGCAACACAGCCAAATTGTAATTTCTGCAAGGCAAATCATGACTCACAAAATTGCCCAGTGTTAGTAAGGCTGCATTACCTATGAGAGAAACACTCCTAGAGACAGCATTGGCCAGGTTAATTGTTAAGGGTCAAGAAATGACAGTCCGTGTTTTACTAGATTCAGGGAGTCAACGTTCGTATATACGAAAGAACATTGCAGAGGCCCTTGACCTGCAAGGTCCATCATGGCTATTAAGTGTCACAACGCTAGGTGAGGAAACCAGCGAAAGGAAGAGATTTCAAAGAGTGAAATTTACCCTTTCACCAATTAGGGGAGATTCAAAGGTGGAGATAGAGGCCCTTTCTATTTCCAAGATTTGTAATCCTCTCGGGCCAGAAATAGTTCCTCGTGGCTCAGTTCAAGTAGATGTTCTTATTGGTGCAGACCACTActactcatttgtgactggggTCTGTAAGAGAGGAAGTTCCAGTGAGTCCCTTGTTGCTGTGGAATCTTGTCTCGGCTGGATTGTCACTGGGCAAGTAAACCGCCAATCAAAGCACACTTTATCCATGCTGAAAGTTGTAGAAAACGGTGGAGTCAACGAAACATTGAAAAGATTCTGGGAACTGGAATCATAATCGGTATTGCAGAGATGGAGAACCCTGTTATGTCACAAGAGGAAGAACGTGCTGTTGCTGACTTCAATAGAGGATTGAAATTTGATGAACATAACTATGAGGTGCGACTACCATGGAAAAGAGATTATCCAAGGCTAGAATGTAATTATGAACAAGCCGCTTTGAGACGCCTGGAAAGTGTTGAAAGGAAGTTAAGGCAAGACCCTGTGAAAGCTAACAGCGATCAACGAATATCTAGAGAAAGGTTTTGCCGAGGAAGTATCTGATCAGACTGATGAAAATGGAACTGTGCGGTACTTACCGCACCATGCTGTGTTTCGTGATGACAAAAGGACGACAAAATGCAGAATCGTATTCAATGCTTCCGCATGAGAAGGAGGTGATGCTTCCCTTAACGATTGTATTCTTCCTGGTCCTCCTTTAAAGCCAAACCTTGCATCTGTACTGACTCGATTTAGAACACATAAAATTGTCTCATAGCAGACATTAAAAAGATGTTTCTGCAAGTCAAACTAGCACCAGAGGACAGAGATGTTCACCGCTACCTGTGGAGAGATTTAAAGCCCAACAAATCACCAAAGGTGTACATAATGCAGAGATTGACTTTCGGTGTGAACGCAAGTCGTTTCCTTGCTATTGCAACAGTTCACgctcatgtaaacaaatacaaagaaatgccCCTTATCCAGtggaagaaattttacaaaatatgtatgTCAATGACTGCCTGACAGGAGCCGATACAGTAGATTCAACTTTGAAGCTTCAAAAAAGAGATTTCGGAAATTATGATGACAGCGACATTCAATTTGACCAAGTGGGCAAGTAACTCAGAGCTAGTAATGGATGCTATTGACCCAGCTAAAAGAGCCTCATCGCCATTCGTGGAGTTCAATTTGAGCGACCCCCTTAAAGCACTTGGCGTGTCATAGGACTTGAACTCCGAGCACTTTAGATTCCTCGCACCGAGTGGAATCATCTCATCGCATGATCCAATGTCAAAGAGAAGTCTACTTAGTCTGGCATCGAAAATGTGTGACCCACTGGGAATGATATCACCCTTCACTGTTAGagccaaaatccttttccacgATTTGTGGTTGAAAGGTTTACACTGGGATGACCCATTAGATAGTGGCATTAAAGCAAAGTGGTTAAGTTGGAAGTCAGAGTTGTTGCAAGTAAAATATGTGTCTGTCCCTCGATGCTTCGGAAGTGGTATTAAGCAAGACTCTGCGTTAGAGGTGCATGGTTTTGGAGATTCTTCCCTCAAGGCGTATGGAGCAGCAGTGTACATTCGAACAAGAGACAAGCAAGACCATGTAACCTCGCAGCTGGTAATATCGAATTCCACAGTCGCGTCCATTAAGACGGTGTCACTTACAAGGCTGGAACGTTTAGCAGCATTTGTAAATGCCAATTTGTTGTAAGGGCTTTGCCAATGAAGGTGGCTAGAGTTGTGTGTTGGTCAGATAGTATGGTGGCACTGCATTGGATAAAAGGGCAGAGTTCTTGCTGGAAGTCATTTGTTGCAAATCGTGTGGCTGAGATACAGTCAACATGGGATCCTGAGTGTTGGAGGTATTGTGCAAGTAAGGAGAATCCTGCAGAATTGTTGACGCGTGGGTTAAGCTGTAGTGATATGATTTCAAGCACTTCGTGGTGGAATGGACCCCAACGGATGTCCTCGCGTTGTGAACCACTACTAGCTCCACCCGAAAACGAAGCTGCTTCCGCCGAAGCTTGCGAGGAAAAAAGAACTATCCATGTCTATACAGCACTCGTTACAGAACCACTGATTGATATGTCACGCTACGGGACATGGTTGAGGTTGATTCGAGTAACTGCTTATGTATTGAGAGCGGTCAAATTGTTTAAGACTAAATCTAGGTCTTGTGAAAGAAACTGTCGGCGGACGAGGTGAGGCAAGCCGAGATTAGATTTTGTATGTGGGTGCAGGAAGTGGTCTACAAAGAAGAATTCGAGAAACTGAAAGCTGGAGAGGCACTTCCCAGTAACAGCCGCCTACTGAAGCTGGACCCTTATTATGACAGAGATGATCAAGTATTAAGAGTTCGTGGGAGACTAGAGTTTGCTGATCTTCCCGAACAGAGCAAGCATCAAATAATCTTGCCTCACGGACTTCCTGAAGTTGCCAAAATGGTGCAAGATGTATATAAGAACATGTTGCACGCTAGTCCAGAAACGGTATTATCAACTTTAAGGCAGAGAGTTTGGCTAACTCAAGAAGACGTGAGGTTAAACATGTTCAGAAGATGTGTAGCTTGCCAAAGACAACGAGTTGGACCTTGTGCCCAGAAAATGGGTCAGTTGCCAGAGGAGAGGATTTCCTGTTCACGAGCTTTCGCGCATGTTGGAATTGATTTTGCGGGACCACTGTATGTGAAAGAGGGCTTAAACATTAAGAAAGCATACGTGTGTATTTTCACATGCACATCATCTCGTATGGTTCACCTGGAACTTACACATAGTTTGACGACTGATGAGTTCCTACTAGCTTTTAGTCGCATAACGAGTCGCAGAGGTCTTTGCCATATAGTGTGGTCAAACAACGCACAAACCTTCAGGGAAATTCAGAAATTATACGATGAACCCACTACTAAAAGTCAAAGAATGTGGAGTACGCTGGATCAAGATCAAATCAAGTCATCACGAGGGATCAAGTGGAAATTCATCACAGAGCGTTCCCCACGGAGAGGTGGATGGTGGGAACGATTTGCAGAACGATAAAAGAACCACTGCGTAAGGTCCTTGGAAGGGCACTTCTCACCTTTTCTGAGCTAAATACATTGCTGGTCAGAATCGAAGGTACCATTAACTCGCGGCCGTTGACCGCAGTAAGTAATGATTGCAGAGACCCGTTACCTATTACACCTGCTCATCTTGCAATTGGTAGGCCAATTACCAGTTACCGGAAAGGGAAGAAAGTAGCGAAGAGGAGACCAGTAAAGGACTGTCGAAAGGTTGTTCTACCTGCAGAGACTACTCAATCGCTATCTCCTATCGGTAAGAAACAAGTGGCATAAAGAGATCCCTTCAATTCCAGTAGGCGACATTGTACTTATTTCTGACGACAATGTGCCGCGCACCAAATGGCGGTTTGGTGCGCGGCACATTGTTGAAAGGGTTTATCCAGGTAACGACGGGCTTGTACGGACCGCTACAGTTAGAGCGCCTAACAGATTCTACAAAAGACCCGTTCAACGTTACACAAGTTAGAGATTGAGTCAGCAGCTTCGCAAGTAAGCCCCCAAGTAGAGGATCCAGTCCATGGTGGGGAGAAGCCGCAAACGAACACTTTTCATTCTGCAAGTATAGCTGTTTCCAAGCCTACATTGAGCGTTGTCCTCCCCGAAGGAGGACAAGGTGGGGAGAATGTTACAACCCGTACTCGTTCTGGAAGAATGATAAAGAAGCCTGAGAGACTGGACCTATGAATAgttatactaaccccaccctagtgtgtaggacttggagtgtcatgtgactttcgttgttgttcccgcTCTTGTTATCGAAGGTTTTGTACGTCGTAGCATTTCACTCGTatacatcccctttgtaaatcgatgtgtagccgagtccagtggattaaagttgtgttacgcTTCGGTGTCTCGTGGTAAATCCTAACACACGGGTTTCATAACATGGGTagatatagagaacatatggggCGAAGACgcaaagtttaggtctggaaatttgctagaaaattgaagataaaaatcgatgaaacttaccatgtgggtGAGTTGTTGCTTTCCTTAATAGGTACGTAAGGCTAAGTTACTTTTTCTGACTCTCTGGAGCCACCGTTGTGCATTCTTTCCAGACGGCTGTGCATTTATCCCTTCCAGTGTTACAAAGCATGCCAGGATTTTGCTGTTTTAACTAGAAAAGAAAGATGAACTCCATAGCTAAAGCTGTCCCGTATCCAAAGCCAAGTTCTCGTCTGTTTTAGCAGAAGAAGAAGCCTGGGCTGTTCGATGCCAAAAGG containing:
- the LOC138039755 gene encoding uncharacterized protein, with protein sequence MRETLLETALARLIVKGQEMTVRVLLDSGSQRSYIRKNIAEALDLQGPSWLLSVTTLGEETSERKRFQRVKFTLSPIRGDSKVEIEALSISKICNPLGPEIVPRGSVQVDVLIGADHYYSFVTGVCKRGSSSESLVAVESCLGWIVTGQVNRQSKHTLSMLKVVENGGVNETLKRFWELES
- the LOC138039756 gene encoding uncharacterized protein, encoding MWVQEVVYKEEFEKLKAGEALPSNSRLLKLDPYYDRDDQVLRVRGRLEFADLPEQSKHQIILPHGLPEVAKMVQDVYKNMLHASPETVLSTLRQRVWLTQEDVRLNMFRRCVACQRQRVGPCAQKMGQLPEERISCSRAFAHVGIDFAGPLYVKEGLNIKKAYVCIFTCTSSRMVHLELTHSLTTDEFLLAFSRITSRRGLCHIVWSNNAQTFREIQKLYDEPTTKSQRMWSTLDQDQIKSSRGIKWKFITERSPRRGGWWERFAER